One window of Inquilinus sp. Marseille-Q2685 genomic DNA carries:
- the ilvN gene encoding acetolactate synthase small subunit, translating into MTPQTQIETHTIAVLVDNEPGALARVIGLFSGRGYNIESLTVAEVDAARDLSRITVVTSGTPMIIEQIKAQLDRLVLVHSVHDLTLDGPAVERELALVKVRGSGDKRIESLRIADVFRARAVDSTTESFVFEVTGSSQKIDAFIQLMVPLGLVDVSRTGVVAIARGPEGLLTAV; encoded by the coding sequence ATGACCCCGCAGACCCAGATCGAAACCCATACCATCGCCGTGCTGGTGGACAACGAGCCGGGCGCTCTCGCCCGCGTCATCGGCCTGTTCTCCGGCCGCGGCTACAACATCGAGAGCCTGACCGTGGCCGAGGTCGACGCGGCGCGGGACCTGTCGCGCATCACCGTCGTCACCTCCGGCACGCCGATGATCATCGAGCAGATCAAGGCCCAGCTGGACCGGCTGGTGCTGGTTCACAGCGTGCACGACCTGACGCTGGACGGCCCGGCCGTGGAGCGCGAGCTGGCCCTGGTCAAGGTCCGGGGCAGCGGCGACAAGCGCATCGAGAGCCTGCGCATCGCCGACGTGTTCCGGGCCCGGGCCGTGGATTCGACGACCGAGAGCTTCGTCTTCGAGGTCACCGGATCGTCCCAGAAGATCGACGCCTTCATCCAGCTGATGGTGCCGCTCGGGCTCGTCGATGTCAGCCGGACCGGCGTCGTCGCCATCGCCCGGGGGCCCGAAGGGCTCCTGACCGCCGTCTGA
- the ilvC gene encoding ketol-acid reductoisomerase, translated as MRVYYDRDADVNLIKSKKVVIVGYGSQGHAHAANLRDSGVKDVRIALRPESPTVKKAEAAGFTVMSPAEAAAWGDVLMMCTPDELQADIYARDLGPNMKEGAAIAFAHGLNVHFNLIVPRKDLDVFMVAPKGPGHTVRSEYQKGGGVPCLIAVDQNATGAALDIGLSYASAIGGGRAGIIETTFKEECETDLFGEQVVLCGGLTALIMAGYETLVEAGYAPEMAYFECLHEVKLIVDLMYEGGIANMRYSISNTAEYGDYVTGPRIITEETKKEMKRVLDDIQSGRFTRDWMLENKVGQASFKATRRRQAEHDIEKVGEKLRAMMPWIAKNKLVDKAKN; from the coding sequence ATGCGCGTTTATTACGACCGCGACGCGGATGTGAACCTGATCAAGTCGAAGAAGGTGGTGATCGTCGGCTATGGCAGCCAGGGCCATGCCCATGCCGCCAATCTGCGCGACAGCGGCGTCAAGGATGTGCGCATCGCCCTGCGCCCCGAGAGCCCGACCGTGAAGAAGGCCGAGGCCGCCGGCTTCACCGTGATGTCGCCGGCCGAGGCCGCCGCCTGGGGCGACGTGCTGATGATGTGCACGCCGGACGAGCTGCAGGCCGACATCTACGCCCGCGACCTCGGGCCCAACATGAAGGAAGGCGCCGCCATCGCCTTCGCCCACGGCCTGAACGTGCACTTCAACCTGATCGTGCCGCGCAAGGACCTGGACGTGTTCATGGTGGCGCCGAAAGGCCCGGGCCACACCGTGCGCTCGGAGTACCAGAAGGGCGGCGGCGTGCCGTGCCTGATCGCGGTCGACCAGAACGCCACCGGCGCCGCGCTCGACATCGGCCTGTCCTATGCCTCGGCGATCGGCGGCGGCCGCGCCGGCATCATCGAGACCACCTTCAAGGAAGAGTGCGAGACCGACCTGTTCGGCGAGCAGGTGGTGCTGTGCGGCGGCCTGACGGCGCTGATCATGGCCGGCTACGAGACCCTGGTCGAGGCCGGCTACGCGCCGGAGATGGCTTATTTCGAGTGCCTGCACGAGGTCAAGCTGATCGTCGACCTGATGTATGAGGGCGGCATCGCCAACATGCGCTACTCGATCTCCAACACCGCGGAATACGGCGACTACGTCACCGGCCCGCGGATCATCACCGAGGAGACCAAGAAGGAGATGAAGCGCGTGCTGGACGACATCCAGTCCGGCCGCTTCACCCGCGACTGGATGCTCGAGAACAAGGTCGGCCAGGCCAGCTTCAAGGCCACCCGCCGCCGCCAGGCCGAGCACGACATCGAGAAGGTCGGCGAGAAGCTGCGCGCGATGATGCCGTGGATCGCCAAGAACAAGCTGGTCGACAAGGCCAAGAACTGA
- a CDS encoding acetolactate synthase 3 large subunit: protein MSTETLTGAEIVLRALRDQGVEVIFGYPGGAVLPIYDAIFKQNAIRHILVRHEQAAVHAAEGYARSTGKVGVVLVTSGPGATNAVTGLTDALMDSIPIVCLTGQVPTHLIGNDAFQEADTTGITRPCTKHNYLVKDANAVARTLHEAFYVARSGRPGPVVIDLPKDVQFAEGVYTPPEHVEHRTYRPRTEPDADLIEQAVELMAKAERPILYTGGGIINSGPDASAALRELVELTGFPCTSTLLGLGALPASDPRFLGMVGMHGTYEANLAMHGADLMVALGSRFDDRVTGKISAFSPGSTKIHVDIDPSSINKNVHVDLPIVGDAGKVIRAMVEVWKRRGYKPREKAIAGWWGQIRQWQARNCLQFAQDRSHEAIIKPQYAIKRLGELTADRDDVYITTEVGQHQMWAAQLIPFQKPNRWMTSGGLGTMGYGLPAAVGVQIAHPEALVIDVGGEASPLMNIQELSTIAQYRLPVKIFIVNNFWMGMVRQWQELLHGERYSESYSEALPDFVKLAEAFGLTGLRATCMGEADDVIREMLRIKGPVVVDMQVSKMENCFPMIPGGAAHNEILLGPSDQAAKPTSEEGMVLV from the coding sequence GCACGAGCAGGCGGCGGTGCACGCAGCGGAAGGATATGCCCGCTCGACCGGGAAGGTCGGCGTCGTCCTCGTAACCTCCGGCCCGGGCGCGACCAACGCGGTCACCGGCCTGACCGACGCGCTGATGGATTCGATCCCGATCGTCTGCCTGACCGGGCAGGTGCCGACCCATCTGATCGGCAACGACGCGTTCCAGGAAGCCGACACGACCGGCATCACCCGGCCCTGCACCAAGCACAACTACCTGGTGAAGGACGCCAACGCCGTCGCCCGCACGCTGCACGAGGCGTTCTACGTCGCCCGCAGCGGCCGGCCCGGCCCGGTGGTGATCGACCTGCCGAAGGACGTGCAGTTCGCCGAGGGCGTCTACACCCCGCCCGAGCATGTCGAGCACCGCACCTACCGGCCGCGGACCGAGCCCGATGCCGATCTCATCGAGCAGGCGGTCGAGCTGATGGCCAAGGCCGAGCGGCCGATCCTGTACACCGGCGGCGGCATCATCAACTCCGGCCCCGACGCGTCGGCGGCGCTGCGCGAGCTGGTGGAGCTGACCGGCTTCCCCTGCACCTCGACCCTGCTGGGCCTGGGCGCCCTGCCGGCCTCCGACCCGCGGTTCCTCGGCATGGTCGGCATGCACGGCACCTACGAGGCCAATCTGGCGATGCACGGCGCCGACCTGATGGTCGCGCTGGGCTCGCGCTTCGACGACCGGGTGACCGGCAAGATCAGTGCCTTCTCGCCGGGGTCGACCAAGATCCATGTCGACATCGACCCATCCTCGATCAACAAGAACGTCCATGTCGACCTGCCGATCGTCGGCGACGCCGGCAAGGTGATCCGGGCGATGGTCGAGGTCTGGAAGCGCCGGGGGTACAAGCCGCGCGAGAAGGCGATCGCCGGCTGGTGGGGCCAGATCAGGCAGTGGCAGGCCCGCAACTGCCTGCAGTTCGCGCAGGACCGGTCGCATGAGGCGATCATCAAGCCGCAATACGCGATCAAGCGCCTGGGCGAACTGACCGCCGACCGCGACGACGTCTACATCACCACCGAGGTCGGCCAGCACCAGATGTGGGCGGCGCAGCTGATCCCGTTCCAGAAGCCGAACCGCTGGATGACCTCGGGCGGGCTCGGCACCATGGGCTACGGCCTGCCGGCCGCGGTCGGGGTGCAGATCGCGCATCCCGAGGCGCTGGTGATCGATGTCGGCGGCGAGGCCTCGCCGCTGATGAACATCCAGGAGCTGTCGACCATCGCCCAGTACCGGCTGCCGGTGAAGATCTTCATCGTCAACAACTTCTGGATGGGCATGGTGCGGCAGTGGCAGGAGCTGCTGCACGGGGAGCGCTATTCCGAGAGCTACTCCGAGGCGTTGCCGGACTTCGTCAAGCTGGCCGAGGCCTTCGGCCTGACCGGCCTCCGCGCCACCTGCATGGGCGAGGCCGACGACGTGATCCGCGAGATGCTGCGGATCAAGGGACCGGTGGTCGTCGACATGCAGGTCTCCAAGATGGAGAACTGCTTCCCGATGATCCCGGGCGGGGCCGCCCACAACGAGATCCTGCTGGGGCCGAGCGACCAGGCCGCGAAGCCGACCTCGGAGGAGGGGATGGTGCTCGTATAA